TGCGGGAGGGCGACGGCAAGGTGGAGGCGTCGCTGACGGCGGCGGTCCCCTATGCGGCGTTGCAGGTCTCGGAGCGGTTGAAGCTCTGGGGCGCGGCCGGCTACGGCTCAGGCCGCGTGACGCTGAAGACCGCCCTGGGCGGCAACTACAGCGCCGACACGAGCTGGAGCATGGCGGCGGCGGGCTTGCGGGGCGACCTGCTCGAAGCCCCGCAGGAAGGTTCCGGCCCGGCGCTGGCGTTGACCTCGGACGCGCTGTGGACGCGGACCTCCTCGGAGAAGACCCGCGACCTCGCGGCGTCGGACTCCGACGTGACGCGGCTCAGGGTCGGCCTGGAGGGCAGCTACCATGTTGCGCTGGAGGACGGCGGCAGCCTCGTGCCGAAGCTGGAGGTGGGCGCGCGCCATGACGGCGGCGACGCGGAGACCGGCTTCGGGGTCGAGCTCGGCGGCGGCGTCAAGTGGACCGATCCGGGCCTGGGCCTGTCGCTCGATGTCTCGGGGCGCACGCTGCTGGCGCACGGCAACGACGACCTGAAGGACCGGGGCTTCTCGGCCGCGCTGGCCTGGGATCCGGCCCCGGCGACGAAGCGGGGCGCGTCGCTCAGCCTGCGCCAGGACTTCGGCGGCCGGGCCACGGGCGGTCTCGACGCGCTGTTCCAGCCGGCGGCGCTGGAGGACCGCACCGGCGGCGGCGAGGCGACCTCGCGCTGGGCGGTGGAGGCGGCCTACGGGCTGCCGGCCTTCGGCGGGCGCTGGACCGGCAGCCCGCATATGGGGCTCGGGCTTGCGACCGGCGCACGCGACTACAGCCTCGGCTGGCGGCTCGCACCGGAGGCGACGAACGCGCCCGACCTCTCCTTCGGGGTGAAGGCGACGCGCCGGGAGAGCGACACGACCGAAGCGGAGCATGCCGTCGGATTCGAAGTCAATGCTCGCTGGTGAGCGTCGCCTGACACATGCCGCGGCGGGTCAGCGGATGGGATGCGCTCAGGGCTTGGCGCTTCTTCCGCGCGAGCAAGGCGTATCGTCAGGCATGGGATCGGCGCAACCCGACGCCCGGCCTGCCGGAGCGGGTGCCGTTCCCGGTCCGCCTGAGAACCGCCGCCGATACCGGCGCCCTGCGCTGGGGCATGCTGGCCTGGGAAGACCCCGGTCTCCGGAGCCGCTCGCGCCCTTCTGGGTGAGCGCCGGTGTCATCGACGGCCGGGTGGAGCCGGACGCGGCGCCGCTGGTGCGGCTCGCGGCCGAGGGCGGCGCCGTCCTGTCGGGGCTTCGGCTCGACGACGGCACGCTGATGCTGAGGATCGAGCAGCCGGGCCGCTCGATGCAGGTCCGCTTCCCCGCCGGTTCCGTGTTCCTCGAGGACGGCGGGCTGCGCCTCGTCGTGGAGCGCGACGTGGCGCGCATCGAGGACGTGTGGTCCGGCCTGCCGGTCCCTCGGCGGGGGCGGGCACGGGGGACGGCGAGCTTCTGCTGGCGCTGGAGAGCGAGGCGGAAGGGCTCACGCAGCGCGAGATCGCGTGCGGCTCTGGGGCGCCGAGCGGGTCGCGCAAGACTGGTTGGTCGGACGGCTGGATGCGGACGCGCGTCAAGCGCAGACGCCGGCGCGGCAGGACGATACTGAAGCAGTACCGGGACATGGCAACCAGGACGTGACCGCATCGTTCCGTTCGCCTTGAAGTCGAAACGCCGCCACACAACGCCCAAAACGCGCTACACTACCCCTTGGTGCGTTGGGCTTCAGATATCGACGACAAGCGCGTGTCGGTTTCGGCTGTAGCGAGCCCTCGATTCCAGACAACAGGGAAGGCGGCGAGCGCCGCCGCCGTCAGCCCGGCCCGCGTCGCCCCTTCCCCCCTTGGACGCATATCTCCCGTGGGAACGGATGTGTTCATCAGAGCCTCGATGCGGTCGGCGGTGGCTTGTGCGGGCTCGCGGAGCTGCTCGACGGTCCAGTCGGCGGCGTAGCCCTCGGTGATGTCGTCGTCGCGGGCGTGGTTCACCAGCCGCTTGGTGAGGGGCCGGGGGAGCATGAGGTCGCGCTCGGCAACGGTGATGAAGGCGTTCCGCAGACCGTGGAACCAGAAGCGTGTGCCGGCCGCCTTGCTGATGTCCACATGGTAGCGGTGGAGGCCCGTAAGGTGGCCGGTGGCGCTCGTG
Above is a genomic segment from Deltaproteobacteria bacterium containing:
- a CDS encoding autotransporter outer membrane beta-barrel domain-containing protein, with the translated sequence REGDGKVEASLTAAVPYAALQVSERLKLWGAAGYGSGRVTLKTALGGNYSADTSWSMAAAGLRGDLLEAPQEGSGPALALTSDALWTRTSSEKTRDLAASDSDVTRLRVGLEGSYHVALEDGGSLVPKLEVGARHDGGDAETGFGVELGGGVKWTDPGLGLSLDVSGRTLLAHGNDDLKDRGFSAALAWDPAPATKRGASLSLRQDFGGRATGGLDALFQPAALEDRTGGGEATSRWAVEAAYGLPAFGGRWTGSPHMGLGLATGARDYSLGWRLAPEATNAPDLSFGVKATRRESDTTEAEHAVGFEVNARW